The DNA sequence ttttgatttcatttttcatttgacatggTATTTACTAGTATGTATTCTTGAAACAGGGTGCATATTTGACCTCTCGTATTTACtagtatttcatttttcatttgatgcCTTTTGGACTGTTAAAGGGTGCATATTTGACCTCTCGTTCACTTGATCGTATGTAAAAGATTCTCCTAGCTATGGCGCAGCCGCTCACGTTTTGAATATGCTTTAATATCTTTGTTGTGTGCAATCTCATCGCAAGACTTGTTGCCAAAGTCGTTGCTGAACAATAtttgttgcaaaattcgtcgctaaaaacGTATGGTAAAAACAAAATCTCATTGTTTAATataatattcgtcgcaaaattcatcgctaaataatTAATGAAACTTTGTCGCTGAATAACATTTGTAGCAACATCCGTCGCTAAAGGTGTCGTCGCagaattcatcgctaaattatttACAAATTCGTTGCAATTAGAGATGATATTTCCGATGAATGGAATCCTCCTAATTGGCATGAAAatattcgttgcaaattagtgacgaactttgTGACGAATAtgttcatcgcaaattagcgacgaatatattcatcgtaaatttcgtcgctaatttgcgacaaataaTGTTCGTCGTaaagtttgtcgctaatttgcaacgaatattgttcgtcgcaaattagcgacgaactttaatATTTTggttgctaaattttgcgataCCGAATTggcgatgaatttttttctgtcgctaattttcatcgcaaatcaatttagcaacgaattttggtcaaattttcgTGACAAAACCCGTTgctaaaaccttttttttttttttttttgtagtgtttacAATTATGTTTCGCATAAGCCCAATTTTCCTTGTCTGTTAGAAAGATCTTTTTGAAGTTTCAATTCGTCTATCTAGTTTTGGTAAAAAGTTGCCCTAAGATTTCCAGGGGATTCTCTCATCTGCAACTCTTCCTCGAGCATTGGTTAAATGAGAAAAACCACTGAATTAAAATATCTGAAACTCGATTATCCTTTTTGTCATGTCATATCTATGTTCtccaccgaaaaagaaaaatcaagactGAGACCGGGCTTTCATCGAAGTGGGAAGATCCCTCGGCCGATAGACTGCCGTTTCTGTCTGTTGAACGGTAATTCTTGGAGCGATAATTCTCCTAGAATGGAGAACACTCGAAGGTGGACTGGTCTCGTTCAAGCGTGATTAGAGGACTACAACACTGGAAATCACTTGATATTCTTCATTTATCACCCGAAACTATGGGACTTTATCTAACGTTCATCAAAATTTGAGTTACATTCTTGATGACTAGATTCTTTTAGCGAAACCATGCCATATAACCAACTTCAAAGGAAAAAGTATGTAACAGTTGAACTTGAATGCCATTCTCTCAACGAGCTTTGGGATTCATAATCTCCGAGAAGACAGCCCCAGACGGCAGCTTGTCCGAATCATAACTAGTCATGCTCTCGTCATAAACATCATAACTGCTAGTCGGTGTCACGGCGGGCCTTCCTCTGCTCTTCCCACTTCCACTATGGCTAGCACTGAACAGCTCATCGCTGCGGTCCATCCGGTGGCCTCCAATCGGAGCCTCGTCATCGTCGCTGTCATCGCCGTCATGCACAGAGTCACCTACATCATCTGTTATCACCTCCTTCTCCGAGCTCACCTGTAGCTGCAGGGCGAACTCGAGGCCCAACACAACGTCGTTCATGGAGGGCCGCTTGATTCCCTCGTCCTGCAAGCAGCTCATGGCGATCTCGCAGAATTTATTGAGGCACTCATGGGCGATCGCCCCCTTCAGGTGCGGGTCCACCATCTTGTCGACGGCCCCGCTCTTGCAACAGCTCTGGGCCCAGTTGGCCAGGCTGATCTGCTCCATCTGGGCCATCCGGTTCACCGCCGGCCTCGCGCACAACACCTCAAACAGCACCACCCCGAAGGAGTAAACGTCGGACTTGTTAGTCAGCTGCTGGCGCCTGTAGTACTCCGGGTCCATGTACCCGAAGGTGCCCTTCACGACCGTGCTGACGTGGGCTTTGGACACAGACGTGGGCCCGACCCTCGAGAGCCCGAAGTCCGACACCTTGGCGACCCACTTCTCGTTGAGCAGGATGTTGGTGGTCTTCATGTCGCGGTGTATGATGGTGTGCTTAGCACCGGTGTGGAGGTAGTGCAGCCCACGGGCGGCGCCCGTGCAGATCTCGAGCCGCTGCTTCCAGGGCAGTGGAGGATTGTCTGTGTTGTAGAGATGGTCGCGGAGGGTCCCGCGTGCCATGTAGTCGTAGACCAGGATCATCTCTCCCGCATCGTTGCAGAACCCGATCAGGGAGACCAGGTGGAGGTGCCGGAGCTGCGAGAGCATCTCGATCTCGGTCATGAACTCGTGGAGGCCCTGCTGCGACCGCGGGTTCAAGCGCTTGATCGCCACTTGGGTGGCCCCGCCATCGACGTAGCCCTTGTACACGTTGCCGAACCCGCCCACGCCAATGATAAACACCTCGTCGAAGTTGTTCGTGGCGGCTCTTATCTCGGCCAGCGAGAAGTGGCGGCACAGGTCCGACGGCAGGGACGACCCCTGGGTCTTCATCGACTTAGTCATCTCGTAGGAGACAGGGCCCCACCATGAGGTGGGGTCGCTCAAGGCCGAATCCTTGGCTCCGTTTCGTCGCCGGTAAAGGAAGAAAGCCAGGAGAGAGAGCACGGCGAAGCTCGAAGCTACGCTGGCAATGATGGCGATCTTCGCTGTCTTGCCGTGGTTCGACGACGACGCTTTGCTCTCCGGCGGAAGCACCGGCTGATTATATGGGACTAGATCTGGGTTCAATCCAGCGAGATTCCCACCTAGATTGTTGATCTTGAATATCTCGAGGCCATTCAAGATGGCATCAGAATAAACAGTATCATCTATCGGAAGCGCCTCCAGCGTGACGGAGAGGTTGGTTCTTTTCTTGTGGCCACCGCCGCCGTCCATGTATACTGCATAATCTCTATAGACGGGCATGCCCTTCCCGCTCCAGCTAATGACATCCGCGCGATTCTCGACCAGTTGCGAATTTATGAAGATCTCGAAAAGCCTATCTAAGGGGTTATTTCCCTCTATCTGGAACTCGCAGAAGTGCAACCGGACCAAGTAGTAGAACTTTGCGTCCACCTCGACGGACCACGTGAGCTTGGAGCTCAGATTGATGCTCCTGTTCATTCCCATAGTCCTCGCCGTCATGTACACGCTGTCCGGAGCCGTGTAATTCGGCACTTGGTCACTGTAAATGAGTTGGATAGTCGTGTTAACTGGTAAAACTTCGATGTACGAAGAAGTTACGTAGTCGTGATCTGCGTCCCAGGTCCTGTACATTCCCGTATCACTGGCTGGACCGATAAACTGTCCTCCGACGTTCAAGCGCTTCACCGCTTCGAGCGCATCGGTGGCAGCGAAAGGGTATAGCCCCCCCTGACCTGCCCTGAAGGTGTATGGCGCCTCCTGACCTGCCAACTTGATTCCCTCTTCTAAGTCGATGACCGTGTTGTAGTAGAGCTTTTCAGGCATGGAGACGACCTCGATTCCATTCACGAAAGCATAGTTGTCTGAACCACCAGGAGTGGGCGTGAACGTTATGTTCAATATCTGGTCGTCTCCGACAGTTAAGCAGAACTCTTTAGAGAAGCTCGCGGAGCTGGTGTAATCAGCAAAGAGGTTAGCCCTGAAGTTGCGGAGCAGGGTGTAGCCGGGGGCCTCGACCGAGAAGAAAgaatcggcgcggcggaagTCCAGGTAATCGGAAGGGAAGAAGTGGAGGCGGACGAATTTGGGCCCCGCGGTGACGTGGAAGGTGTAGGCGAACTCGGAGCGAGAGAGGCGAGCGGTGTAGTATGGGACGGAGCTGCGGACAGCGGGAGACGGGCTGTTTGCGCTTGCGTTGACAGAGGAGCGAGTCTTCTCAATTGGAGAGTAGTTCGAACTCCCGTCGGCGTCTCCGATCCAAGTCCGGTTGTCGTCCGCGGTGGAGTTGCTGGAGAAGCCGCAGTTGACAGCGATGTCATTGGTCGGCTGGTAGGCGCCGACGTTGTCGACGGTGACCGAGACCCCAAGTGCTGCGAGGGAGACGGTGACGGAGATGAATAATAGAAGTGGGGGCTTCATGTTCTTCATGTCGCAGGGGAATCGATCAGAAGAAGTTCACATCACAAGGAGATGAACCAGTTTTAATCAATTATGGAATTGGGAAGGAGCGGGGAAGAGAAGGCCAGGACTAGTGACGAGATTAGTGGAAGACCAAAGTCGTCGCTTAATTGCTTAGAAAGGTCGGGCAGTGGTACGACCGCCATGACTTCCGCATTTTCTACTTTTGTCATCTTTCAAGGAGGGAATATCGCGACTCCTCCCAAATCCGAATACGAAGCCACGAAAATTCCACATAGAAATTGATTTGCAGTAGTAGTAGCAGCAAGTCTTTGCAGTTTGATTCATTCAAAGGGTTGGGCGGGACTGCTATAGGCTTCCAATATTTGGCAGTCTCGTAGCTTGAACTAGGGGTCATCTATCCCAAGCTGGTTGAGCCCAACCCTGGAATCGGAAATCAATCGAAGGGATCGATTTTCAGGTTTTAGAACTGAGGGATGGGATCGGAGGTGCCTCGAATCGGCTACATATGCTCGAAACATATattcatattttaaatatatgAAAGTATCTCTAataattttagagtttaaatgagttttttaaaaaatttcaaggaaaaacaattaaaattacaaaaaaaaaagtcggttCGGTCCGTGCAGCCTGTTCCATCCCCGAACTAGAAACTGAATCTATAATTAGccgtttcaattttatggaaccaagAATTAGACCGATGCCCCGAGAACCGGAGTGAATCCGCTAGTTGGGTCCGATTTGAATGATTCCCGATCCGATCGAATCTTTTTTGTCACTCCTTGCATGTGCGGTACTGCTATAAGCTTCTCGTACTTGGCAGCCTCTTACTCCATCAAAACAAGTTGCGCAGGTTACGGTGCATTTGGTTTATCATGCACTCGATAAATCCACCACCGCCTAGCCGGAGACTTCTAAGGTTGTTTGACATTATCTCGTAGTTTGTACCCTCGCGAATGTCTGCCGTTAGATTGAGATGAAAGGACTCCGACTGTCGAATGAGCCGGTTGCCGCAGGTCGCCAAATTTCACACGAGGTCAAACGTCCGATCCACGAGAAGATTGACGTCCGTGAAGTTTACAATGCTTTAAAAACTAGCAAAGGAGCGCCAACCCCCTAGAATATTGACGTCATGGCACAGTATAAATCGAATTTAATAACGCTTTATGGGGTTATATTCTTAATTACAAGGATTGTTGCAAACCTTGATAAGCCGTCGTAGTTTGAAAGGATTTAAATTTGCAACGTTAAGTTCTTCTTCGTCATGGAACGTCCAAATCTTTGAAAACTGTCGTAactttaaaagtttaagaattgCAACATTCCGTTCATGGCTACCTTCACAAAGCGTTGtctgatgaaaaaaaataaaaaccttcACAAAGcgttgtaaataaaaagaatatctACAAAATTATGACGTTTTGTCGTAAGTGAAATAGtggtaattgaaaaaaaaatcctattctAGGATGTTTTTCTCTTGTTGAGACGTCGTAACTCTTTCTCAATCATTGTAATTAAAGAAATTCTAAATTTACGacaatttcttctcttttacaACAACCTTCCAAACCGATGATGTTTTGCACTTAGTCACGACGCGATGTCGTAACACTTAGTCAATTATCGTAATTAAATAAGGGCACATCGTAAACTTTTTGTAAGCCattggaattaaaaaaaaagagttactaccgagaaaaactccaaactggtatgtTGTGACAAATTCAtcccaatcattttttttttacaacaaaaatccctaaactaatacacctatgacaaatttacctcaagtTATTTGCACGAATTTAGCAAGCCAATTGCCTTAATCATCACGAATAAATCCACTTGGGCTGGACCAAGTTGCCTTTAGAGTTCCTGTCGGAATTGAGTTTGACCCAACCAAAACGAGAAGGTCCAACCCACAAACTTATCTAATTTCTCTGTGCGGACAAAATCTCGTTTCCACTATCCTAGCAGCAAGAATATCCTTAACATATCCTAAGATCAGATTCACGGGTCCATCGGAGAAAGAGAAGCTGGTCTAGGATTACCTTTTGGTTCCTCCACATCCACAAATGCCAGCAAGTTACACCAAATACTAGcaccaggttttttttttttttttactctcaaGTTCCAGTATATATGGCCaattaaatctgaaaaaaaaagactgaTCATATCGTAAGAATATTTGGTTTCTTGGGTCAAAAAGATGAGCCTATATTATGCATTCGTTGGACCATGTCTAAGAGTGTGCAACACCTAATTCAAATCAATCGAgtattcaaaagattttcatcCATTTCACTTGAGAAAAAAGCTTTATTGTAgccaaatttaagaaatttgagCGGTTGATGATCTCGAGGATATATCTTCCCGATAAACACTATTGAAAATCTTTAGTCTCAACATGACTCTCTACCTTGAAGTGGAATATGAACTTAGTTCAATACATGCCtaaatgagggaaaaaaagagagagagagagagtgagacgAGCTTGTTTAAGGGTATAACTAGAGACATAGTTGAAAAAATACaacaaaatattcttttttgatTGGGCAACACAAGAGGAAACAACGCATAGGAAGAGAATGTTTTTCCCAATCTTTTAAAACCGCAAAtctaaaaataatattacatCAATTTCCTCGGACATTCTTCAAAATGTAATCCGTGAAGACACATACAGGATGCAGCTTGCGGTTGTTGTGGCTTATTTCTAAGTCTTGGTTCTTGTATCTGTCGGATTTAGGCATCATGGAACGAGCAGACGACTCTAAAAACAACCTCTTTGAGCTGGAGCATATGCATACAATGACCAAAAGGTGAGACCCTTTGAGACGACATTCTTCTAGTGAAATGTTTGAGATGTGTATCACACAATGGGTGATCGATCGTACGCTCAGGAAATGGCTAAGTTTCTTGACCAGAACAGAGAATACTTCGGTtccaaagaaattgaagaacataTTTATGACAAGTCACCATCCCATGTTTCAtgctttattgattttttttttcttttgattgatACTTTAGGATCCTAATTAAAACGTGAGTGTTCAACTTGGGGTCCTCAATTAGTTTTTGGCTTTGATAAATGACATTTGCGTTGGCATTTTTTTAAGCGAAAGTCATGTTTCAGAAGCAGAAAATTCAAGGCATGGTTAgaagattgtttgtttattactTCCAAGAGGAACGGGAGAACAAGTAGACTCGGCAAGGTATGCCCTTTCCTTTGGGTTTAAAACGGTGTGGACCGTGgagttctcattttatgttgGTGCCATAGACTCATGACTCATTTTATCTTGTTTTACGTACTGGGCCCATGGTAAAAGGATCGAGCAAAGATTTTTGTAACTAAGCAGATTTTTCGTTGAAAGACCTTAAACCCGGCATGTACAAAGCTCTTAATACATCATATCCAGCTAGCTAAAAATGTTAAAAGCTACGCATATATGACGAACCAAAAGCCAGACATTTCCTCTcgcgagaaaagaagaaggtaaCAGTCACCCCGAGCTAACTTCAGAGGTTCTGGACTCTTGCTATTCTCACACAGATATGTTTCTTTGAATCCTTTTGATGGAAAAGAATCACCACTAAAGATGGAAAATCGAGCAATTGCTGACTGCCAATCCTCAGTTATATTCGGTTGGAGGTATTTCCTGAAAAGAGAACTTCAGTCAGACACAGAAAGAAATGCAGAAGCTTCGGCAAACTCAATACTTTTTGTTTGAGAAGCACTCAAGGAAAGTAATATAGCCTAAGAACCGACAGAGAAGGGCAAGAGACACAAATAAAGGCCTTAGATGCCTAAAAGAGAGGCGCAAACTGCCAATGAAGTTAATGCACAGCTATATCACTGATCGATGTCAATTTAGAGCTAAGCACATATTgactttatgcaaaaaaaatagttaaaagtcAAGTATAAGGACGAGAAGTAACTCAAGGATATGGGAAATCAATAAGGTGACAAACACAAACATGAAACGTCGATGATGGTGTGCTAGGGCAACAGAATCAACGACGACAAGTCGAATGCTTTCATCGGTGTAATGTAAACTTTTTCTTAATTGCCACTGTCGACACAAGGCTTCTAACATATCTAGAGAGTTTTCAAAGAAAAGTTAATCACTAAGAAAAGTATTACACAGCTGTCTTTGCACATACATTTATCTATTAGGAGGCTGTTTCACGAAAATGATTGCATTCTTTCTCAAATAAcctttgttcttattttctctGTGTCTTTAGCTAAACTTACAAAGCAAAAGCAATGCATCTAAGAGATTAACGAGCTTTAAAAGTCCTATTACCGGAAGGGAGTGCAATTAAGCCATGGGCTGGTCATCATTAATTTCCTCGAAGAGAAGGAACAACTACTACAAGCAAAACATCGCTCAAAATCTCTAATTAGCATAAGGTTCAAAAGATGTCATACCCACGACAGAAAATCAGGTGTTGCTCCATATTCCACAGGAAGGGGAGCCCAACAACGCAGGCACATCCCGTGGTAAGGTTCGCAACGTGAACAGCATTCCAGCTTTACCGTTGTTTCTGCACATTAGCAAATGCCAGATATTATCTTGCAATCCCAGAGGAAAATAAAAGTACAGCAGTGCAAGAGCATCAGGGACTGAAAACCAACCGCTAGCTCATAGTTAAAGATCATTCTGTCATTCTACAACTGGCAAGACGACATCTATGCGTTTGCAGAGCACCCATCAGTTATCTCTCCTTTTTTCAGACCCAGAAACATCCGAGCATCACAAAACTTGTAGCAATCAACTCGAGTTTACACACAGCACCGTGAAAACCCAGAA is a window from the Rhodamnia argentea isolate NSW1041297 chromosome 8, ASM2092103v1, whole genome shotgun sequence genome containing:
- the LOC115732719 gene encoding receptor-like protein kinase FERONIA, with the translated sequence MKNMKPPLLLFISVTVSLAALGVSVTVDNVGAYQPTNDIAVNCGFSSNSTADDNRTWIGDADGSSNYSPIEKTRSSVNASANSPSPAVRSSVPYYTARLSRSEFAYTFHVTAGPKFVRLHFFPSDYLDFRRADSFFSVEAPGYTLLRNFRANLFADYTSSASFSKEFCLTVGDDQILNITFTPTPGGSDNYAFVNGIEVVSMPEKLYYNTVIDLEEGIKLAGQEAPYTFRAGQGGLYPFAATDALEAVKRLNVGGQFIGPASDTGMYRTWDADHDYVTSSYIEVLPVNTTIQLIYSDQVPNYTAPDSVYMTARTMGMNRSINLSSKLTWSVEVDAKFYYLVRLHFCEFQIEGNNPLDRLFEIFINSQLVENRADVISWSGKGMPVYRDYAVYMDGGGGHKKRTNLSVTLEALPIDDTVYSDAILNGLEIFKINNLGGNLAGLNPDLVPYNQPVLPPESKASSSNHGKTAKIAIIASVASSFAVLSLLAFFLYRRRNGAKDSALSDPTSWWGPVSYEMTKSMKTQGSSLPSDLCRHFSLAEIRAATNNFDEVFIIGVGGFGNVYKGYVDGGATQVAIKRLNPRSQQGLHEFMTEIEMLSQLRHLHLVSLIGFCNDAGEMILVYDYMARGTLRDHLYNTDNPPLPWKQRLEICTGAARGLHYLHTGAKHTIIHRDMKTTNILLNEKWVAKVSDFGLSRVGPTSVSKAHVSTVVKGTFGYMDPEYYRRQQLTNKSDVYSFGVVLFEVLCARPAVNRMAQMEQISLANWAQSCCKSGAVDKMVDPHLKGAIAHECLNKFCEIAMSCLQDEGIKRPSMNDVVLGLEFALQLQVSSEKEVITDDVGDSVHDGDDSDDDEAPIGGHRMDRSDELFSASHSGSGKSRGRPAVTPTSSYDVYDESMTSYDSDKLPSGAVFSEIMNPKAR